One window of the bacterium genome contains the following:
- a CDS encoding glycosyltransferase family 9 protein: MTVKKILILRFGAIGDVVHTTALFRSLKKYDSEIKIHYATFKIPAVLIQNDPDLKKVWIVEGKTYKHLVNLAKELRKEKFDVFINLQPSIKTNIFSLILGAKKTVAYKKTFKLHAVENFWKTAKPVFKDIILDKEIKIYLPEEASKKIQSLIKTDNKLIGFNMGVSSVRQGRKWPLEYWSELAASLVAKYNCQIVLTGSDEDAEEANILENLSPNITSFCGKLSLIESAALMQRCNIFISGDTGPLHIATAIGTFTIGLYGAAPISRTGPYGNQSFALKSDLKCIPCNRRKCKFQETGNQYNPCMLNIKPEMILNLMEKHYLSK; encoded by the coding sequence TTGACTGTAAAAAAAATATTAATATTACGATTCGGAGCTATCGGAGATGTTGTACACACAACAGCTCTTTTTCGGTCATTAAAAAAATATGATTCAGAAATTAAAATTCACTATGCAACATTTAAAATCCCTGCAGTCTTAATTCAAAATGATCCGGATCTTAAAAAAGTTTGGATTGTTGAAGGGAAAACTTACAAACATCTTGTTAATCTTGCAAAAGAACTGCGAAAAGAAAAATTCGATGTATTTATTAATTTACAACCGTCAATAAAAACAAATATTTTTAGCTTAATTTTAGGAGCTAAAAAAACAGTTGCTTACAAAAAAACGTTTAAACTCCACGCCGTTGAAAACTTCTGGAAAACGGCAAAGCCTGTTTTTAAGGATATTATTTTAGATAAAGAAATTAAAATCTATTTGCCGGAAGAAGCAAGTAAAAAAATACAAAGTTTAATTAAAACTGATAATAAACTTATCGGATTTAATATGGGCGTGTCTTCCGTAAGACAAGGAAGAAAATGGCCGCTGGAATATTGGTCAGAGCTTGCAGCATCTCTTGTAGCTAAATATAACTGTCAAATAGTATTAACCGGTTCTGATGAAGATGCTGAAGAAGCAAATATTCTTGAAAATTTATCTCCAAATATTACGTCTTTTTGCGGGAAATTAAGTCTTATTGAAAGCGCGGCTTTAATGCAAAGATGCAATATCTTTATATCAGGAGATACTGGACCTTTGCATATTGCTACGGCTATCGGAACTTTTACTATAGGACTATATGGTGCGGCTCCGATTTCAAGAACAGGACCTTACGGAAATCAATCATTTGCTCTTAAATCCGATTTAAAATGTATTCCTTGCAACAGGCGAAAATGCAAATTTCAGGAAACCGGCAATCAATATAATCCATGTATGCTAAACATTAAACCCGAGATGATTTTAAACCTTATGGAAAAGCATTATTTAAGCAAATAA
- a CDS encoding class I SAM-dependent methyltransferase has protein sequence MKKFFEKFLKKKKKYISSENEKDDVLSHYQILKLIHDLYTPKTYLEIGVQQGRSINLANKKTKAIGIDPFRDDKIIFNENVKMFHVKSDDFFENNHLDKELDNQKVDVSLIDGMHLFDFVLRDFINSEKNSGKNSLILIHDTIPIDKISSDREISSGAWTGDVYKIILILKKYRPELKIYNISIPPIGVCLVHNLNPDSDTLIKNYENIYNEYINMNYDDIKDDFDKNLSILRLNIQDVENILKHELKISF, from the coding sequence ATGAAAAAATTTTTTGAAAAATTTCTTAAAAAAAAGAAAAAATATATATCTTCTGAAAATGAAAAAGATGACGTTTTATCGCATTATCAAATCCTTAAATTAATTCACGATTTATATACACCAAAAACCTATCTTGAAATAGGTGTACAGCAAGGCCGCTCCATAAATTTAGCAAATAAAAAGACTAAAGCTATAGGAATTGATCCATTCAGAGACGATAAAATTATTTTTAACGAAAATGTAAAAATGTTTCATGTTAAAAGTGATGACTTTTTTGAAAATAATCATCTAGACAAAGAGTTGGACAATCAAAAAGTTGATGTGTCGCTTATTGATGGAATGCACCTATTTGACTTTGTTTTAAGAGATTTTATAAACTCAGAAAAAAACTCTGGCAAAAATTCACTGATATTAATACACGATACAATCCCTATTGATAAAATTTCTTCGGATCGCGAAATTAGTAGTGGTGCTTGGACAGGGGACGTATATAAAATAATTCTTATATTAAAAAAATACAGACCAGAATTGAAAATTTATAACATAAGTATTCCGCCTATAGGAGTCTGTCTTGTACATAATTTAAATCCTGATTCTGATACGCTGATAAAGAATTATGAAAATATCTATAATGAATATATTAATATGAATTACGATGATATAAAAGATGATTTTGACAAAAATTTGTCAATTTTAAGATTAAATATACAAGATGTTGAAAATATTCTTAAACATGAATTAAAAATCAGTTTCTAA
- a CDS encoding glycosyltransferase family 4 protein, with translation MKKIAFIVRLFQDKSFYAGSEKFVYKIINEFINNNYLVDVYCNELDINNNKINPDYTNLVRIKNIIGINEIILCDDGSDLSIPQQAEAYYDKIQMMLNERQYDFAITDGIAPKIDMTLLQVHSLINKRFKNKNFFLKLYYKKYKPKMIQDANCEEKWITQDHRKIFVVSNRLKEDYVSNFNIPENRISVIYPGIEPSDEIEKHESNDTFTFGISATFFKRKGGLLFLRALRKVKQKGCKFKAYIILRNNSGSKMRWFNILLKVFNITNEVEFISFQNDMRDFYKKIDCLVMPSHEEAFGLVALEAMINKIPCIVSSCSGVSEIIKDGVDGFVFDINKNASSNLAKKMVYILKNQGKINECIINAYETAKKHTWSHTFLELESNFNELPQKKAI, from the coding sequence TATCAACAATAATTATTTAGTTGATGTTTATTGTAACGAATTAGATATTAATAACAATAAAATAAATCCTGATTATACAAATTTAGTAAGAATTAAAAACATTATCGGCATTAATGAAATAATTTTATGTGATGACGGTTCTGACCTTTCAATACCGCAACAAGCGGAAGCCTATTATGACAAAATCCAAATGATGCTTAATGAAAGACAATATGATTTTGCAATAACAGACGGAATCGCTCCCAAAATCGATATGACTCTTTTACAGGTTCACTCGCTTATTAATAAAAGATTTAAGAATAAAAATTTCTTTTTGAAACTTTACTACAAAAAATACAAACCTAAAATGATTCAAGATGCAAATTGCGAAGAAAAATGGATAACACAGGATCACAGAAAAATATTTGTTGTATCAAACAGATTAAAAGAAGATTATGTAAGTAATTTTAATATTCCCGAAAATAGAATCAGTGTAATATATCCCGGTATAGAACCTTCTGACGAAATTGAAAAGCACGAAAGTAATGATACATTTACTTTTGGAATATCGGCAACATTTTTTAAAAGAAAAGGCGGGCTTTTATTCTTAAGAGCACTAAGAAAAGTTAAGCAAAAAGGGTGCAAGTTTAAAGCATATATAATTTTAAGAAATAATTCCGGCTCTAAAATGAGATGGTTTAATATTTTATTAAAAGTTTTTAATATTACTAATGAAGTCGAATTTATTTCTTTTCAAAATGATATGAGGGATTTTTATAAAAAAATAGATTGTCTTGTTATGCCGTCACATGAAGAAGCTTTCGGGCTGGTTGCATTGGAAGCTATGATAAATAAAATTCCTTGTATTGTAAGTTCCTGCTCAGGAGTTTCTGAAATAATTAAAGACGGAGTTGACGGGTTTGTTTTTGATATAAACAAAAATGCTTCAAGCAATTTAGCTAAAAAAATGGTATATATTCTGAAGAATCAAGGTAAAATTAATGAATGTATTATTAATGCATATGAAACAGCAAAAAAACATACATGGAGTCATACATTTTTGGAATTAGAAAGTAATTTCAACGAACTACCCCAAAAGAAAGCAATATAA
- a CDS encoding glycosyltransferase family 9 protein has product MNNKSETIDIILPSRIGDCLLGLPALLCLKQLVEKFPEKKLKITVFSTSVLTEILKKLNLFEIKQFSNIQKLRTIFNPSNKAIFLHTTMDNHCFFAKKTYGINITGKKISYQNDMPYLYVDQTHKYIPESLFKHLKDNLDFSTCTISFFGMLLEIGFSPEEIIETFNFNEDSLDFEEEITNWKPEIQNYVVICMEAAYGSKGDADRRFKEESYFEVSKYIYDKFGLKSAFIGIDNIISLPEINYIYDFRKKLDFLQLAQLMKDSEGYLGNDTGPLHLANLMKKYSLGIYSRETAMKINYYPIFNNLNSPTLGFPEMDIVDNFCSKLVEKV; this is encoded by the coding sequence ATGAACAACAAGTCTGAAACAATTGATATAATTCTCCCGTCGCGCATCGGTGATTGCCTTTTAGGGCTTCCGGCTTTATTGTGTTTAAAACAATTAGTTGAAAAATTTCCTGAAAAAAAATTAAAAATAACTGTATTTTCGACTAGTGTTTTAACTGAAATCCTTAAAAAACTTAATTTATTTGAAATTAAGCAATTTTCTAATATTCAAAAATTAAGAACAATTTTTAATCCGTCAAACAAAGCAATATTTTTGCATACCACCATGGACAATCATTGTTTTTTTGCTAAAAAAACATACGGGATAAATATTACAGGAAAAAAAATAAGCTATCAGAATGATATGCCTTATTTGTACGTAGATCAAACGCATAAATACATACCCGAATCTCTTTTTAAACATTTAAAAGATAATCTCGATTTTTCAACATGCACAATAAGTTTTTTCGGAATGCTTCTTGAAATTGGCTTTTCTCCTGAAGAAATTATAGAAACTTTTAATTTTAACGAAGATTCTCTTGATTTTGAAGAAGAAATAACAAATTGGAAGCCTGAAATTCAAAATTATGTTGTTATTTGTATGGAAGCAGCATACGGAAGCAAAGGTGATGCAGACAGAAGATTTAAAGAAGAATCGTATTTTGAAGTTTCAAAATATATATATGATAAATTCGGACTAAAGTCTGCTTTTATAGGAATTGACAACATAATAAGTCTTCCTGAAATTAATTATATTTATGACTTTAGAAAAAAACTTGATTTTTTACAACTTGCTCAACTTATGAAGGATTCTGAAGGATACTTAGGAAACGATACAGGTCCTCTTCATCTTGCTAACTTGATGAAGAAATATTCTTTAGGAATTTATTCCAGAGAAACAGCTATGAAAATTAATTATTATCCTATATTTAATAATTTGAACTCGCCAACTCTGGGATTCCCTGAAATGGATATTGTTGATAATTTTTGTTCTAAACTTGTTGAAAAAGTTTAA
- a CDS encoding glycosyltransferase family 9 protein: MAHYQNKKIDIIVPWRIGDAILNIPMLIALKQVNEKYNDNNKIRIIAQPFLSELYSPLGIFECKRLTIFTKIISHLKSANFAFFTETININWGYTAKIKYGLTNKHKKIIKFDYELPFMNINNFKDFIPGELISFLQDKFNLGQYSISLFGILLELGYTTEQIIDTFDFSPDSLVLNNFNGFFHSIMKEKYVVFCMEAAYGKKGDANRRWDENYYIEIANKCFEDFNLKSVFVGVNHNFKLPNNPNFIDLRKQLNLFQLAQVIKSSVYYIGNDTAPLHIANIMQKPSVGTYFMEHSLTDFSPIFPELNTKVYCPQNIDEVYDKFKQNFSTKTKL, from the coding sequence TTGGCTCATTATCAAAATAAAAAAATAGATATAATTGTCCCATGGCGAATAGGTGATGCAATTTTAAACATCCCAATGCTTATTGCACTTAAGCAAGTTAATGAGAAATATAATGATAACAATAAAATCAGAATAATTGCTCAGCCCTTTTTGTCTGAATTATACTCACCTTTGGGTATTTTTGAATGCAAGCGTCTTACTATTTTTACAAAAATAATATCTCATTTAAAATCAGCGAATTTTGCCTTTTTTACTGAAACAATAAACATAAATTGGGGATACACGGCAAAAATAAAATATGGATTAACTAACAAACATAAAAAAATCATTAAATTTGATTACGAACTGCCTTTTATGAATATTAATAATTTCAAGGATTTTATACCAGGAGAATTAATTTCTTTTTTGCAGGATAAATTTAATTTAGGACAGTATTCAATAAGTTTATTTGGAATTTTATTGGAATTAGGTTATACGACAGAACAAATTATTGATACATTTGACTTTAGTCCTGATTCTTTGGTGCTAAATAACTTTAATGGATTTTTTCATTCGATTATGAAAGAAAAATATGTGGTTTTTTGCATGGAAGCTGCTTATGGAAAAAAAGGTGATGCGAACAGACGTTGGGATGAAAATTATTATATTGAAATAGCTAACAAATGTTTTGAGGATTTTAATCTTAAATCTGTTTTTGTTGGTGTTAATCATAATTTCAAATTACCGAATAATCCTAATTTTATTGATTTAAGAAAACAGCTTAATTTATTTCAATTAGCTCAGGTAATTAAATCTTCAGTTTATTATATCGGAAATGACACAGCTCCTCTACACATAGCCAATATTATGCAAAAACCTTCAGTAGGAACTTATTTTATGGAACACAGTCTGACAGATTTTAGTCCTATTTTTCCTGAATTAAATACAAAAGTGTACTGTCCTCAAAATATTGATGAAGTCTATGATAAATTTAAACAAAATTTTAGTACTAAAACTAAATTGTGA
- a CDS encoding PIG-L family deacetylase produces MINFKKIYKDFVIGKKYLKLANFFHFEKIDPEELIIQPKEKCLVLAPHFDDETFGCGGLLLRYPQNVHIICLTDGKFGTVQDDNEEIVNIRKKEFTSVMEQVGINSYEFLDIQDGKLIFNYEKFKQINISDYDYIFIPNYFENHKDHKAVTKLLQQLLKEKKYKKSLKIVSYEIWSAMTMPNYFIDVTKVIRKKRELIQLYCSQNKNLWFFKGIISLNAYRGMLVNRGWAEMYTVLDLKTFKKV; encoded by the coding sequence ATGATTAATTTTAAAAAAATATATAAAGATTTTGTTATTGGAAAAAAATATCTAAAATTAGCCAATTTTTTTCATTTTGAAAAAATTGATCCTGAAGAATTAATAATTCAGCCTAAAGAAAAATGTCTTGTATTAGCTCCACATTTTGATGATGAAACTTTTGGATGTGGAGGACTTCTTCTCCGTTATCCTCAAAATGTTCATATTATTTGTCTTACAGATGGCAAATTCGGAACTGTTCAAGATGATAACGAAGAAATTGTAAATATCAGAAAAAAAGAATTTACTAGCGTTATGGAACAGGTTGGCATTAATTCATACGAATTTCTAGATATTCAAGACGGAAAACTTATTTTTAATTATGAAAAATTCAAACAAATAAATATTTCTGATTATGATTATATTTTTATTCCCAATTATTTTGAAAATCACAAAGACCATAAAGCTGTTACAAAGTTATTGCAGCAACTTTTAAAAGAAAAAAAATACAAAAAATCGCTTAAAATAGTTTCTTACGAAATATGGTCAGCTATGACAATGCCGAATTATTTTATTGATGTGACTAAAGTTATAAGAAAAAAACGAGAATTAATACAGTTATATTGTTCTCAAAATAAAAATCTGTGGTTTTTTAAAGGCATAATCTCTTTAAACGCCTATAGAGGAATGCTCGTTAATAGAGGCTGGGCTGAAATGTACACAGTTTTGGATTTAAAGACTTTTAAAAAGGTATGA
- a CDS encoding glycosyltransferase family 9 protein: MGLPKKINKIAIVFGAKIGDVVNIQPVCRVLKEKYPHSEIIFVTWPGAAQIAGLLPEVDFVEIFDNKGKGKNPFIFLQDALKIGLKHKIDLAVVINESSTYSFMAFLIGAKYRVGRHKTGTDIFLNKKYTLTQEDIEEAHIIQNYLKALEPLDLYTNDYSLSLKTNFDHKDIEYIDKLIEESGYSGYKLIGFSPSSALEHKDWIPQEGKRLIDLINQIPGYKVVLTGEFMAQLYAKELRKLGTEDFLDLSQKTTVKQFAVLVRKFEKIVTVDTGSAHLAYVFNIPSVILFFNNLFKIWGPKNTNLHKVIYNPDRYSIKAEEILKELNL, encoded by the coding sequence ATGGGACTTCCTAAAAAAATAAACAAAATAGCTATTGTCTTTGGAGCCAAAATAGGTGACGTTGTAAACATTCAGCCTGTTTGCAGGGTTTTGAAAGAAAAATATCCTCATTCAGAGATTATTTTTGTAACATGGCCCGGAGCTGCTCAAATTGCAGGACTACTACCCGAAGTTGATTTTGTTGAAATATTTGACAATAAAGGAAAAGGCAAAAATCCTTTTATTTTCTTGCAAGATGCTTTAAAGATAGGATTAAAGCATAAAATTGATTTAGCTGTTGTAATTAACGAATCTTCTACATACAGCTTTATGGCTTTTCTTATAGGAGCAAAATATAGAGTAGGTCGGCATAAAACAGGTACTGATATTTTTCTCAATAAAAAATATACTTTAACTCAGGAAGATATTGAAGAAGCCCATATAATTCAAAATTATTTAAAAGCTCTTGAACCTTTAGATTTATATACAAATGATTACTCATTGTCTTTGAAAACTAATTTTGACCATAAAGATATTGAATATATTGACAAATTAATTGAGGAGTCAGGATATTCAGGCTATAAGCTCATTGGGTTTTCACCCAGCTCTGCTTTGGAACATAAAGACTGGATACCGCAAGAAGGAAAACGTTTAATTGATTTAATAAATCAAATCCCAGGATATAAAGTTGTTCTAACCGGCGAATTTATGGCACAGCTTTATGCTAAAGAACTGAGGAAGCTTGGTACTGAAGATTTTCTGGATTTATCACAAAAAACTACCGTTAAACAATTTGCAGTTCTTGTACGAAAGTTTGAGAAAATTGTTACGGTTGATACCGGTTCGGCACATCTGGCTTATGTTTTTAATATTCCTTCGGTTATTCTGTTTTTCAATAACTTATTTAAAATATGGGGACCCAAAAATACAAATTTACATAAAGTTATTTATAATCCCGATAGATATTCAATCAAAGCGGAAGAAATTTTAAAAGAATTAAATCTATAA
- a CDS encoding glycosyltransferase, producing the protein MDVSIILVNYNTKDLTRDCLKSVYEKTEGLEYDIWVVDNASSDGSQNMIKEEFPYVKLIESLENLGFGSANNIAIKQSDAVYYQ; encoded by the coding sequence ATGGATGTTTCGATAATTCTGGTTAACTACAACACAAAGGACTTGACCAGAGATTGTTTAAAATCAGTTTACGAAAAGACAGAAGGTTTGGAATACGATATCTGGGTTGTGGATAATGCATCGTCTGACGGTTCACAGAATATGATTAAAGAAGAATTCCCTTATGTTAAGTTGATTGAAAGTCTTGAGAACCTTGGCTTTGGAAGTGCTAACAATATTGCAATTAAACAGTCTGATGCTGTCTATTATCAATAG